A region of Neochlamydia sp. S13 DNA encodes the following proteins:
- a CDS encoding tetratricopeptide repeat protein, with the protein MNVESSSITPFIFTGFRELVLAKPGLNLGPYTEISLKIFKELGQQDLFNARGVSKEWKQLIEQTEEWKKLYSKITEHKALEENQNTGDKSSLLSSFSNQWDNRQIARSLWYNPTAIIDDSIVAKVNAAADYLGKEDFKLKGVPSDGDCFFSAFLASYEQLSRKIPLLDESKDKVFYLRQVLSSIVKYTNNERAKKIKGKRTWISGWGEGDLLATALSIPIRLITVNEEQLACGIHDRLIFPKASLPMKDNSQEWKTIPEEEKLKEYVLIVDLGGHFIYAQKLLGQEKSFFLNQATSRITRPSKESFFYPLKEGNKPDIRKKRKRFLTTKYNLDKNDTFDPSNPLTTLPLEIFQQIFHSFSSLNKGELRNILDARRCARVFKQHMPNNVKFLQLYQPKRLQSYLDKLSNYLDKTLSSSGEHNTFLSADRLEEDYTHVLKLAIQKEDTIQIRLCIEKLGDIHLIKGTPQTLLQATGLYNYALHNASLDEQAIIKEKLSKVEILLSKACKGENVNVPKTKKQFENNRERLKKFRKEIEEKIQALGSDPSSEEVRELYGEIAQQIKFFFRRLAIQVFDILGPQPCEYAMIGFGSLAREEMTPYSDLEFGILMQEDTGKNREYFKYFTTLLHLKVINLGETILPALDIPCIRKANFFDSVTPRGFAFDGEGVQGKGCKTPFGNRQTFELIQPPNKMAEYIAQDEKGKWWHEKEPHLPMELLTFTHLLGNLVLTKEYSEVLKKKLDISYQEGFSLRQHLSKQHLVLDDMIAFNPGMADLQKEGMLFQVKNDFYRFPHLALDRLALLKNVEASDTFTRIDKLNMLGVVADSAADKLKDWMSIALFMRLKTYSHYQAQQHMMNPLIKPFGFDDPDLIKKQFALEQEALKKIKKIYCIFVPFHQAIQEFLAGHEDRLKSSNLEDNSPETQGNIARRLFQHKKAEEWYLLAENDNPNNAEVLNALGIIYLDQGNLDKAAEYSIKALAINLDLYGETYPTVARDYSNLGLIYKAQGNLDKATVYNIKALTIKLKVFGENHPTVAICYNNLGTLYRAQGNLDKAAEHSNKALAVNVKNYGENHPAVATNYNNLGQIYQAQGNLDKATEYCIKALNVDVKLYGESHPIVATNYNNLGQIYQAQGNLDKATEYCIKALNIDAKLYGESHPTVAGNYNNLGQICKEQGNLDKAIEYCKQALSINLDLYREIHPAIANLYNNLGQIYLEQGNLDKATEYSTKALNIDLKVYSENHPTVARDYNNLGEIYRHLGNLNMAAEYSNKALAIDLKLYGENHPEVAISYHNLGQIYKAQGNLDKAAEYSTKALKINLKHFGKNHPRVAIDYSSLGQIYQDQGSLDKAVEHYNKALAIDLKLYGENHPEMADCYSNLGTIYQNQGNLDKAIDYSTKALSINFKCFGENHPKVARDYSNLGQIYQDQGNTEKAAEHSTKALTIYLKLYGENHLTLAICYNNLGLIFKAQGNLEKAAEFSRKALIIDLAVYGENHPTVARDYNNLGTIYLDQGNLDKAVEYSITALTIDLKVYGENHPAIARDYNNLGAIYHNKSNLEKAAVYSNKALAIDLKLYGENHPAVARDYSNLGMIYKGQGNLELAAEYISKFIDINLKLYDRDHPEVIKGYNNLQAIYQSQENLRAATLEILNERTMLTSCLKKQINQMGLHML; encoded by the coding sequence ATGAATGTAGAAAGCTCTTCTATTACCCCTTTCATATTTACAGGATTTAGGGAATTAGTATTAGCAAAGCCTGGACTAAATTTAGGCCCCTATACAGAGATTAGCTTAAAGATTTTTAAGGAATTGGGGCAGCAAGATTTATTTAACGCACGAGGCGTTAGTAAAGAATGGAAGCAACTAATTGAGCAAACTGAGGAATGGAAAAAGCTCTATTCTAAAATAACTGAGCATAAAGCACTTGAAGAAAATCAAAATACTGGCGATAAGTCATCTCTTTTAAGCTCTTTTTCTAATCAATGGGACAACCGTCAAATAGCTAGATCCTTGTGGTATAACCCCACTGCTATTATTGACGATTCAATCGTAGCCAAAGTAAATGCCGCTGCTGACTATCTAGGTAAAGAAGACTTTAAATTAAAAGGTGTGCCAAGTGACGGTGACTGCTTTTTTAGCGCTTTTTTAGCAAGTTACGAACAACTTTCTAGGAAAATACCTTTGTTAGATGAGAGCAAAGACAAAGTTTTTTATTTAAGGCAAGTGCTCTCAAGCATTGTTAAATACACGAACAATGAAAGAGCTAAAAAAATAAAAGGAAAAAGGACTTGGATAAGTGGATGGGGCGAAGGAGATCTATTAGCTACAGCTTTATCTATTCCTATAAGATTAATAACAGTTAACGAAGAACAGCTGGCTTGCGGTATTCACGATAGGCTAATTTTTCCTAAAGCAAGTTTACCTATGAAGGATAATTCTCAAGAATGGAAAACAATTCCTGAAGAAGAAAAGCTAAAAGAATATGTTCTTATTGTCGATCTAGGTGGCCATTTCATTTATGCACAAAAGCTTTTAGGACAAGAAAAATCTTTCTTTTTAAATCAAGCAACTTCTCGTATTACTCGTCCTAGCAAAGAGAGTTTTTTTTATCCTCTTAAAGAAGGTAACAAGCCAGATATAAGGAAAAAAAGAAAAAGATTTTTAACAACAAAATACAACCTGGATAAAAATGATACATTTGACCCATCTAATCCTTTAACTACCCTACCTTTAGAAATTTTCCAACAAATTTTTCATTCTTTTAGTAGTTTAAATAAAGGCGAATTAAGAAACATTCTTGATGCAAGAAGGTGTGCTCGAGTATTTAAACAACATATGCCTAATAACGTCAAATTTTTGCAGCTCTATCAACCTAAGAGACTACAGTCCTACCTTGATAAGCTTTCAAATTATTTAGATAAAACCCTGTCTTCTAGTGGCGAGCACAATACATTTTTATCTGCAGATAGATTAGAAGAAGATTACACACATGTCCTAAAACTTGCTATTCAAAAAGAAGATACTATTCAGATAAGGTTATGTATAGAAAAACTAGGTGATATCCATCTAATTAAGGGGACGCCTCAAACTCTCCTTCAAGCTACAGGACTTTATAATTATGCTCTACATAATGCCTCTTTAGACGAGCAAGCAATTATTAAAGAAAAGCTATCAAAAGTCGAAATTTTGCTTAGTAAGGCTTGCAAAGGAGAAAATGTAAATGTTCCTAAAACCAAAAAGCAATTTGAAAATAATCGCGAAAGATTAAAAAAATTTAGAAAGGAAATAGAAGAGAAAATTCAAGCTCTCGGCTCAGATCCTTCATCTGAGGAAGTCCGAGAGCTGTATGGTGAGATTGCTCAACAGATAAAATTCTTTTTTAGACGCCTTGCAATACAAGTTTTTGACATTTTAGGGCCCCAACCCTGCGAATATGCCATGATAGGGTTTGGCTCTCTAGCTAGAGAAGAGATGACCCCCTACTCCGATTTAGAGTTTGGTATTCTTATGCAAGAAGATACTGGAAAAAATAGAGAATATTTTAAGTATTTTACAACCCTTCTTCATTTAAAAGTAATCAATTTAGGGGAAACCATCCTGCCTGCTTTGGATATTCCTTGCATAAGAAAGGCTAATTTCTTCGATAGCGTTACACCCAGAGGCTTTGCCTTCGATGGGGAAGGAGTACAAGGTAAAGGCTGTAAAACGCCTTTTGGAAATCGCCAGACATTTGAGCTCATCCAACCCCCTAACAAGATGGCGGAATATATTGCACAGGACGAAAAAGGGAAATGGTGGCATGAGAAAGAGCCTCATCTTCCCATGGAATTGCTAACTTTTACTCATCTGCTAGGCAATCTTGTATTAACTAAGGAATATAGCGAAGTCCTCAAAAAAAAACTTGATATTTCTTACCAAGAAGGATTCTCCCTTCGACAGCACTTATCCAAGCAACACCTTGTGTTAGATGATATGATAGCCTTTAACCCAGGAATGGCTGATTTACAAAAGGAGGGTATGCTTTTCCAAGTTAAAAATGATTTTTATCGTTTTCCTCACCTGGCATTAGATAGATTAGCGCTTCTTAAAAATGTAGAAGCCTCGGACACTTTTACTAGAATTGATAAACTAAACATGCTAGGAGTAGTAGCAGATAGTGCAGCTGATAAGTTAAAAGATTGGATGAGTATAGCGCTATTTATGCGCCTTAAAACCTACTCTCATTATCAAGCGCAACAGCATATGATGAATCCTTTGATCAAGCCTTTTGGATTTGATGATCCAGACCTTATTAAAAAACAGTTTGCTTTAGAGCAGGAAGCCCTAAAAAAAATAAAAAAGATTTATTGTATCTTCGTTCCTTTCCATCAAGCTATTCAAGAATTCTTAGCCGGTCATGAAGACAGACTTAAGTCTTCTAATTTAGAAGATAACTCACCTGAGACGCAAGGTAATATAGCCCGCAGGCTTTTTCAGCATAAAAAAGCAGAAGAATGGTATCTTCTAGCAGAAAACGATAACCCAAATAATGCTGAGGTTTTAAATGCCCTGGGAATCATTTACCTTGATCAAGGCAATTTAGATAAAGCAGCCGAATATAGCATTAAAGCTCTTGCCATTAACCTTGACCTATATGGAGAAACTTACCCTACGGTGGCAAGAGACTACAGCAACTTAGGATTAATATACAAAGCGCAAGGCAATTTAGATAAAGCAACAGTGTACAATATTAAAGCGCTTACAATTAAACTTAAGGTTTTTGGTGAAAATCATCCTACCGTAGCAATTTGTTACAATAACCTAGGAACCCTCTATCGTGCCCAAGGCAATTTGGACAAAGCAGCGGAGCATAGCAACAAAGCGCTTGCTGTTAACGTTAAAAATTACGGAGAAAATCATCCTGCCGTAGCAACAAATTATAACAATCTGGGACAAATTTATCAAGCCCAAGGCAATTTAGACAAGGCAACAGAATATTGCATTAAAGCGCTTAATGTTGACGTTAAACTTTACGGAGAAAGTCATCCTATCGTAGCAACAAATTATAACAATCTGGGACAAATTTATCAAGCCCAAGGCAATTTAGACAAGGCAACAGAATATTGCATTAAAGCGCTTAATATTGATGCTAAACTTTATGGAGAAAGTCATCCTACCGTAGCAGGAAATTATAACAATCTGGGACAAATCTGCAAAGAGCAGGGCAATTTAGACAAAGCTATAGAATACTGCAAGCAAGCGCTTTCTATTAACCTTGATCTTTATCGAGAGATCCACCCTGCGATAGCTAATCTATATAACAATTTAGGACAAATTTACCTAGAACAAGGGAATTTAGACAAAGCGACAGAGTATAGCACCAAAGCGCTTAACATAGATCTTAAGGTTTATAGTGAAAATCATCCCACAGTGGCAAGAGATTACAATAATTTAGGAGAAATTTACCGACACCTGGGCAATTTAAATATGGCGGCAGAGTATAGCAACAAAGCGCTTGCCATTGATCTTAAGCTTTACGGCGAAAATCATCCCGAAGTGGCAATTAGTTACCATAACCTAGGACAAATTTATAAAGCCCAAGGTAATTTAGACAAAGCAGCAGAGTATAGCACTAAAGCGCTTAAGATCAACCTTAAGCATTTTGGTAAAAACCATCCCCGGGTGGCAATTGATTACAGCAGTCTAGGGCAAATCTATCAAGACCAAGGCAGCTTAGATAAAGCCGTGGAGCATTACAACAAAGCGCTTGCCATTGATCTTAAGCTTTACGGCGAAAATCATCCCGAAATGGCAGATTGCTACAGCAACTTAGGAACAATTTACCAAAACCAAGGTAATTTAGACAAAGCGATAGATTACAGTACTAAAGCGCTTAGCATTAATTTTAAGTGTTTTGGTGAAAATCATCCCAAGGTGGCGAGAGATTACAGTAATTTAGGACAAATCTATCAAGACCAAGGCAATACAGAGAAAGCAGCAGAGCATAGCACCAAAGCACTCACCATTTACCTTAAACTTTATGGTGAAAATCATCTTACACTAGCAATTTGCTATAACAACCTAGGATTAATCTTTAAAGCCCAGGGTAATTTAGAAAAAGCAGCTGAATTTAGTAGAAAAGCGCTTATTATCGACCTTGCGGTTTATGGTGAAAATCATCCCACCGTGGCAAGGGATTACAATAACCTAGGAACAATATACCTAGACCAAGGCAATTTAGATAAGGCAGTTGAGTATAGCATCACAGCGCTCACTATCGATCTTAAGGTTTATGGTGAAAATCATCCTGCAATAGCAAGAGACTATAACAACCTAGGAGCAATTTATCACAATAAAAGCAATTTAGAGAAAGCAGCGGTGTATAGCAATAAAGCGCTTGCAATTGATCTTAAACTTTATGGAGAAAATCATCCTGCGGTGGCAAGAGATTATAGTAACCTAGGAATGATCTACAAAGGCCAAGGAAATTTAGAACTAGCGGCTGAGTATATCAGCAAATTTATCGATATCAATCTAAAGCTTTATGATAGAGACCATCCTGAGGTGATAAAGGGTTATAACAATCTGCAAGCGATTTACCAATCCCAAGAAAATTTAAGAGCAGCAACCCTAGAGATATTAAATGAACGTACTATGTTAACCTCATGCTTGAAAAAACAAATCAATCAAATGGGGCTTCACATGTTGTGA
- a CDS encoding IS4 family transposase, protein MDRTNWQVGSKNINILTLAMAYEGTAIPLAWFVMNKAGNSCTDERIKLLEKVIRQLGPSKIAGLIGDREFIGSQWFDYLIKSEIPFYMRIREDTLVEGARNGYAVSLRDVFRHLKEGKKKVLVQPLQMLSHSFYVAASRLKDELLLVVTNKNPKKAISIYKARWEIETLFACLKTRGFCLEDTHLTYPDRIEKLIFALSIAFCWGYKLGNVAANAVPISIKKHGRKAKSLFRYGLDKIREILLETPRCFNLFLWLLKLFDPLLSSSIPKRIFL, encoded by the coding sequence ATAGATAGAACAAATTGGCAGGTAGGCAGCAAAAACATTAATATTTTAACCTTAGCGATGGCCTATGAAGGAACAGCTATTCCGTTGGCCTGGTTTGTGATGAATAAAGCTGGTAATTCATGTACTGATGAACGCATTAAACTTTTAGAAAAAGTTATCAGGCAATTAGGCCCATCAAAGATTGCAGGTCTGATTGGCGATAGAGAATTTATAGGGAGTCAATGGTTTGATTATCTGATAAAAAGTGAGATTCCTTTTTATATGCGTATTAGGGAAGACACTCTAGTGGAAGGAGCAAGAAATGGCTATGCAGTTTCTCTTAGAGACGTATTTCGTCATCTAAAAGAGGGTAAAAAAAAAGTGTTAGTTCAACCTTTACAAATGCTCAGCCATTCCTTTTATGTAGCTGCAAGCCGTCTAAAAGATGAGCTTTTACTCGTGGTCACTAATAAAAATCCAAAAAAAGCTATAAGCATCTACAAAGCTAGATGGGAAATAGAGACCTTATTTGCTTGTCTAAAAACACGAGGCTTTTGCTTGGAAGATACGCATTTAACATATCCTGACAGAATTGAGAAACTTATCTTTGCCTTAAGCATTGCCTTTTGTTGGGGGTATAAACTGGGTAATGTAGCTGCAAACGCAGTCCCTATTAGCATTAAGAAGCATGGCAGAAAAGCTAAAAGTTTGTTTCGCTATGGATTAGATAAAATAAGGGAAATCTTATTGGAAACACCTAGGTGTTTTAACCTTTTTCTTTGGTTGCTAAAGCTTTTTGACCCATTGTTATCCTCAAGTATACCTAAGAGGATTTTTTTATGA
- a CDS encoding tetratricopeptide repeat protein, whose protein sequence is MNLENTHSSTILPTNNNSLLIAKDNTFDPSNPLATLPLKIFKQIFHSFSNLTEDELRKILDVRSCARVFKQHTPNNVKFLQLYHPQKLYPYLGKLSSHLKKNPFSIEESNNFLSTDRLEENYTHALKLAIQKEDPVQTRLCIEKLGDIHLIKGTMQTLLQAAGLYNYALHDPSLDTQESIKEKLSKVEFLLSKACKGKPVDISIIKKQFEDNRRELKKFRQEIEEKIQALGLDPSPEKVQEIYHEIALWIKNFFKSLVDQAQEILGPSPCEYAMIGFGSLAREEMTPYSDLEFGILMQEDTFGNRDYFKRLTTLLHLKVINLGETILPALNIPCIKEVDFFDSVTPRGFAFDGEGAEGKGCKTPFGNRQTFELIQTPEKMAQYIGKDEKDQWWHKKEQHLPMELLNFTHLVGNRELTKAYDEKIQEVLNMPYQGSFELRQYLARQHLVLADMIAFNPGMGDLSKRGMLFKVKNDLYRFPHLALDRLALPKKVAVSDTFSRIEQLKKKGVLTNNAAKKLNEWMSIALFMRLKTYSHYKAQKEIMNPLIKPFGFEEPILIQRQFALDSITLEKIKKIYCTFIPFYQALQDFLADNEETLQSSELNDDSCQTQGDIALRICQLDEAQRWYCQAKKDDLKNPKIFNNLGIIYAKKGNLDKAAKHVQQALDIAQNSVDKSNLNIASYHSNLGSIYQEQGNLAKAIEHLQKALDIKRELLGENHHSIANSYSNLGTNYYEQGNLAKAIEYSQRALDITKKLLGENHPNMATIYNNLGEFYAHQGNLAKAAEYIKKAGIITRELFGDNHPNIALHHNNLGSFYQEQGYLIKAVEHGQRALAIRLKFFGENHPDVAASYSNLGQIYQDQGNLEQAVEYTNKALAINLKLFGENHPAGATFYNNLGSIYQEQGNLKQAIEYSNKSLAINLKLFGENHPNVAKLYNNLGTNYQKQGDSKQAIEYSNKALAINFKLFGENHSAVAVTYNNLGQIYQEQGNLEQATEYSNKALAINLKLFGENHPYIGIFYNNLGAGYQEQGNLGLAIEYSSKALAIRLKLFGKNHPYVATCYNNLGQFYKEQGNLKQALEYTKKALAIFLKLFGENHPSVATSSNNLGQIYQEQGDLRLATDHIKKALEINIRRYGIKHSTVALGYDDVGSIYQKQGNLEEAAKFINQALKINIELLDENHLNVVLLYRKLAQIYKAQGNSKKAAEYTKKARGIKLKL, encoded by the coding sequence ATGAATTTAGAGAATACGCACAGCTCTACTATATTACCCACTAACAACAATTCGCTCCTTATAGCAAAAGATAACACTTTTGACCCTTCTAATCCTTTGGCAACTCTACCTTTAAAAATTTTCAAACAGATTTTTCATTCTTTTAGCAATTTAACTGAAGATGAATTAAGAAAAATCCTTGATGTGAGAAGTTGTGCTCGAGTGTTTAAACAACACACGCCTAATAACGTCAAATTTTTGCAGCTCTATCACCCTCAGAAACTGTACCCTTATCTTGGCAAGCTTTCAAGTCATTTAAAGAAAAATCCTTTTTCAATTGAAGAGAGCAATAATTTTTTATCCACAGATCGCCTAGAAGAGAATTACACTCACGCTTTAAAACTTGCTATCCAAAAAGAAGATCCTGTTCAGACAAGATTATGTATAGAAAAACTAGGCGATATCCATTTAATCAAAGGAACGATGCAAACCCTTCTTCAAGCTGCAGGACTTTACAATTATGCCTTGCATGATCCATCTTTAGACACGCAAGAAAGTATTAAAGAAAAGCTATCAAAAGTGGAATTTTTACTTAGCAAGGCTTGCAAAGGAAAACCTGTAGATATTTCTATAATCAAAAAGCAATTTGAGGACAATCGCAGGGAATTAAAAAAGTTTAGGCAGGAAATAGAAGAGAAAATCCAAGCTCTCGGCTTAGATCCTTCTCCTGAAAAAGTCCAAGAAATCTACCACGAGATTGCCTTGTGGATAAAAAATTTCTTTAAAAGTCTTGTAGATCAAGCTCAAGAGATTTTAGGACCTTCACCTTGTGAATATGCAATGATAGGCTTTGGTTCTTTGGCAAGGGAAGAGATGACACCTTACTCAGATTTAGAATTTGGCATTCTTATGCAAGAAGATACGTTTGGAAACAGAGATTATTTCAAGCGCCTAACAACTCTTCTTCACTTAAAAGTGATTAACTTAGGCGAAACGATTCTACCTGCTTTAAATATTCCCTGCATAAAAGAGGTTGATTTTTTTGATAGCGTTACTCCTAGAGGCTTTGCCTTTGATGGTGAAGGAGCAGAAGGAAAAGGCTGTAAAACTCCTTTTGGCAATCGCCAAACATTTGAGCTTATTCAAACGCCTGAGAAAATGGCGCAATATATTGGCAAAGATGAAAAAGACCAGTGGTGGCATAAAAAAGAGCAGCATCTTCCTATGGAGCTTTTAAACTTTACTCATTTGGTAGGAAATCGCGAATTAACTAAAGCTTATGATGAAAAAATTCAAGAAGTGCTTAATATGCCTTATCAAGGAAGCTTTGAGCTGCGCCAGTATTTAGCCAGGCAACACCTTGTGCTAGCTGATATGATAGCTTTTAATCCAGGAATGGGTGATTTAAGCAAGCGTGGTATGCTTTTTAAAGTAAAGAATGATCTTTATCGATTTCCTCATTTGGCTTTAGATCGCCTCGCTCTTCCTAAAAAAGTAGCGGTCTCCGATACGTTTTCTAGAATTGAGCAATTAAAAAAGAAAGGTGTTCTAACAAATAACGCAGCAAAGAAATTAAACGAATGGATGAGCATAGCGTTATTTATGCGTCTTAAGACTTACTCTCATTATAAAGCCCAAAAGGAAATAATGAATCCTCTCATTAAGCCTTTTGGATTTGAAGAACCTATACTTATTCAAAGGCAGTTTGCTTTAGATTCTATAACACTAGAAAAGATAAAAAAAATTTATTGTACCTTTATTCCTTTCTATCAAGCTCTTCAAGATTTTTTAGCAGACAACGAAGAAACGCTTCAATCATCAGAATTAAATGATGACTCCTGTCAAACTCAAGGAGATATAGCTTTAAGAATTTGTCAACTAGATGAGGCACAAAGGTGGTATTGCCAGGCAAAAAAAGATGATTTAAAAAACCCTAAAATATTTAATAATCTTGGGATCATTTATGCTAAAAAAGGAAACTTAGATAAAGCAGCTAAACATGTCCAACAAGCGCTGGATATTGCTCAAAATTCAGTTGATAAAAGCAATCTTAATATAGCAAGCTATCATAGCAATTTAGGCTCCATTTACCAAGAGCAAGGCAATTTAGCAAAAGCAATTGAGCATTTACAGAAAGCGCTGGATATTAAAAGGGAGCTTTTGGGTGAAAATCATCACAGCATAGCAAATAGCTACAGCAATTTGGGAACAAATTATTATGAACAAGGAAATTTGGCAAAAGCAATTGAGTATTCACAGAGAGCACTAGATATTACAAAAAAGCTTTTGGGTGAAAATCATCCTAATATGGCAACTATATACAATAACCTAGGAGAATTCTATGCGCACCAAGGAAATTTAGCAAAAGCAGCCGAATATATAAAAAAAGCGGGGATCATTACTAGGGAATTATTTGGCGATAATCATCCTAATATAGCCCTACATCATAACAACTTGGGATCATTTTACCAAGAGCAAGGATATTTAATAAAAGCCGTTGAGCATGGCCAGAGAGCCCTTGCCATTCGCCTTAAGTTTTTTGGCGAAAACCATCCTGATGTGGCAGCCTCTTACAGTAATTTAGGCCAAATTTACCAAGATCAAGGCAATTTAGAACAGGCGGTGGAATACACTAATAAAGCGCTTGCGATTAACCTTAAGCTTTTTGGTGAAAATCATCCTGCTGGGGCAACCTTTTACAATAATTTAGGCTCCATTTACCAAGAACAAGGCAATTTAAAACAGGCAATTGAATATAGCAACAAATCGCTTGCGATTAACCTTAAGCTTTTCGGTGAAAACCATCCTAATGTGGCAAAGCTTTATAACAATCTAGGAACAAACTACCAAAAGCAAGGCGATTCAAAACAGGCAATCGAATATAGCAATAAAGCGCTTGCGATTAACTTTAAGCTTTTTGGTGAAAATCATTCTGCTGTGGCAGTTACTTATAATAATTTAGGTCAAATTTACCAAGAACAAGGCAATTTAGAGCAGGCAACAGAGTATAGCAATAAAGCGCTCGCGATTAACCTTAAGCTTTTTGGGGAAAATCATCCTTATATAGGAATTTTTTACAATAACCTGGGGGCAGGCTACCAAGAACAAGGAAATTTAGGACTAGCAATTGAGTATAGTAGCAAAGCTCTTGCCATTCGTCTTAAGCTTTTTGGTAAAAATCATCCCTATGTAGCAACTTGTTACAATAATTTAGGCCAATTTTATAAAGAGCAGGGCAATTTAAAACAGGCGCTAGAATACACTAAGAAAGCCCTTGCCATTTTTCTTAAGCTTTTTGGTGAAAATCATCCTTCTGTCGCAACCTCTTCCAACAATTTAGGCCAAATTTACCAAGAACAAGGAGATTTAAGACTGGCGACTGATCATATTAAGAAAGCACTAGAAATTAACATTAGACGGTACGGCATAAAACATTCTACCGTAGCATTAGGTTATGATGACGTAGGTTCAATTTACCAAAAACAAGGCAATTTAGAGGAAGCCGCTAAGTTCATCAATCAAGCTCTCAAAATCAATATTGAGCTATTAGATGAGAACCATCTCAATGTAGTGCTTCTTTACCGTAAGCTGGCACAAATCTACAAAGCACAAGGAAATTCCAAAAAGGCAGCTGAATATACAAAAAAAGCGCGGGGGATTAAGCTTAAGCTATAG
- the ftsW gene encoding putative lipid II flippase FtsW yields MNAHKKVIGKKSTLSFPPIFCLLFLCVSIIYVLGLIMVYSTTSAEVMDMELNKSTHQALIKQLMYAGIGLSLAVGIAKIGYRTLITLSPWLLGIFSFLLFITLIPGIGREVNGSRRWLAILGLSLQPSEFVKYIIPAYFIHHYLKFSGKVFTFYAFLKLVGTIAIPMLLILVEPNNGTTAVIAMSVLVLCILMKISWRYWALPLLACLCVGGAFAYHLSYVSARLKVYLNPELDLKGKGHQPYQAKIAAGSGRLLGRGPGNSMQKLSYLPEAQNDYIAAIYAEEFGFIGVCILITLYLSIACLGFYIANASSSLEGFYFCAVITFLITFQAFLNLGVVSGLLPSTGLNLPWFSQGGSSLVANILGLGIILNISQDGKRHLSDFSTIA; encoded by the coding sequence ATGAATGCGCACAAAAAAGTGATAGGAAAAAAGTCTACTCTTTCCTTTCCCCCTATCTTTTGCCTGCTTTTTTTATGTGTCTCTATCATTTATGTGCTAGGCCTCATCATGGTCTATAGCACGACTTCAGCCGAAGTGATGGACATGGAATTAAACAAAAGCACTCATCAAGCCTTAATTAAGCAGCTCATGTATGCAGGTATAGGCCTTAGTTTAGCAGTAGGAATAGCAAAAATAGGCTATCGTACCTTAATAACCTTGAGCCCCTGGCTTTTAGGCATTTTTAGCTTTCTATTATTTATAACTTTAATTCCAGGCATTGGACGTGAAGTGAATGGTTCTAGACGCTGGCTAGCTATTTTAGGCTTATCTTTACAGCCTTCAGAGTTTGTCAAGTATATCATTCCTGCCTACTTTATTCATCATTATCTAAAGTTTTCTGGAAAAGTCTTTACTTTTTACGCCTTCCTTAAGCTGGTAGGCACGATAGCTATTCCTATGCTTTTAATATTAGTAGAACCTAACAATGGTACCACCGCAGTAATAGCTATGTCTGTTCTAGTGCTTTGCATTTTGATGAAAATCAGCTGGAGATACTGGGCCCTCCCTTTGCTAGCCTGCCTATGTGTAGGAGGAGCCTTTGCCTATCATCTTTCTTATGTCTCAGCACGTCTGAAGGTTTATTTAAATCCCGAGCTAGATCTTAAAGGTAAAGGACACCAACCTTATCAAGCCAAGATTGCCGCTGGGTCAGGAAGATTATTAGGTAGGGGACCCGGCAACAGCATGCAAAAGCTAAGCTATTTACCGGAAGCTCAGAATGATTACATTGCCGCTATCTATGCCGAGGAATTTGGTTTTATAGGAGTGTGTATATTAATTACTCTTTATCTATCTATTGCTTGCCTGGGCTTTTATATAGCTAATGCCTCCTCCAGCCTAGAAGGGTTCTATTTTTGTGCTGTCATCACTTTTTTAATTACCTTCCAAGCTTTTTTAAATCTAGGCGTGGTATCTGGTTTATTGCCAAGCACAGGCTTAAATCTGCCTTGGTTTAGCCAAGGGGGTAGCTCTTTGGTGGCTAATATTTTGGGCTTAGGGATTATCTTAAATATTTCACAGGATGGGAAGCGCCATTTGAGTGATTTTTCCACTATAGCTTAA